The Bryobacteraceae bacterium genomic sequence GCCTGTTCCTGAGACGCCGCCACGCTCACTTAGTCGATACACTGATACCTTGTCGATTGGGAACGGCTGGACATTTGGCTCACGCTTGGTCTGATCGTTCCGTCAGAACCGAGGCTGCAGTCGATCGAGCGCCACTTCGAGATCATCCAATTGAAGTGGCGGTAGCTCATTTGTGCCGGGACGCATCCGTCGCATCGCTGCACGTTTCATGGTCGATATTGTGGCTTCAAGATCCGCCGGCGACATCCCTTGGATGCGATTGATGATGGTTTCCGGAGTGACGCTAGCCGCTAGTCGTGCCTTGCCTAGGTATCGCCCGACAAGCAGGCGATAGCCGGTCTCATCAGGAAATCCGATCTCGATCTTCTCGTTGAAACGGCCGCCACGAAGCATGCGAGGATCGACTCGTTCCAAGTAGTTCGTGGTTCCAATCAGGAAAACATCATTCTCCGGCTTGAGGGTACTGATCTCAATCAGGGCCTGCTCAACGAGTTGCACATCGTGCTGTGCCATGGGACCCTGCATGCCCGGGAATAGCCCGTCCATCTCATCGAAGAAGAGAATCGACGGTGCATGTTCCTTCGCTCGGGCGAAGATCTCGCTGAGCCGCTTTACCGATCCACCAACGGCTCCTGAGAGGATGTCGCTCGGCGTGATCGAATAGAAGCTGCGGTTCGACTGAGACGCGATCAGTCTGGCCGTCAGCGTCTTTCCCATGCCCGGCGCTCCGAGCAGAATCAGTCCCGTCGGGCTGGGCAGCGATAACCTTTCAGCAGCGCCTGGCTCCATCAATCGGAGCAGCGTCTTCAGGTCTTCTACTACGCGCGCCGGGAGAACCACGTCATCCCACGTGACCCGTTCCAGAGCTGGGCGATCCCGACCACCGCCTTTTTCGAGAGCTTCGACGAGGTGGGCTTCCTCGACCGGATTCCCGTCGGCCAGTAGGGTTGCGCGATCGACAAGGGACTTGAGGCGGGCGGGGCTCCATCCCGGCGTGCGCCGCGCGATCGCAGAGAGGTCATGCTTCCGCCATGCCCCGTTGGAAAGTTGAGCCGCAAGAATAGCTCGCCGGGCCTCTTCGTCGGGCAAGTCCAGGCGAAGTTTCACATCGAAGCGCCCATCCCGGATCAGAGTCGGTTCCAGCCCATCCAAATGGTTAGTTGCCGCCATCATCAGAAAGCCGTCGAGGTTCCGGTACCGGTCGATTGACTGCATGAGCTGCGTCGTGACGGTGTTAAACTCGCGGCCCGCGCCGCCGGCGTCACTCCCGCTTCCCATCGGCTGCTTGCGGCTTCCGATCGAATCGATTTCGTCGAGGAAGAGAACGACCGGGCGGTGCGCTGCCGCCCATTCGAAGACTCGCCGAATCTCAGCGCTGGTGGAGCCGATCGTCAGTCCCATCAGCTCTGGACATCGAACATGATAGAAGCTGGCACGAAACTCGCCCGCCGTCGCTTCAGCCAGGAGGTTCTTCCCAGTCCCTTGGGGGCCATAGAGCAGGATGCCGTTACGGACTATCTTGCCGGCGTTCTTGCCGAAACGGTTCTTGCCGATGGCCTCGACTTCCCGTTTTGCTGCTTCAAATCCACCCACATCCTCGAACCGAACCGCCGGAATGCATGAGAGGCCAGCGTCCGTTGCTTGAATGGGCGCTGCCGTTACCGTACTCTGCGCAGTTCGGTGAACGCGCCGCCAGAATGCTTTGAACGCCCAAACTACCAGCACACCGGCGAGCAGCCACCAAACGATCGCAATCAACCCGTCCCAGCGGTTCAAGGCCGGGAGTACTCTCTTCGCAGCGTCGTGCGCAACGTTCAGATTGAGAAGCAGCGCGAGTCCAGCGATGAATCGGCCCGCGAATAAGGGTACGCGGGGCGTTGGCCTAGGAAACAGGAAGAGCACGCACCATGAGGTGAGAAGGGTTGGAATGCTGTTCAAACCGAAGGACAACCAGTTGAGAAGCAGGACCTCGCCGGTGACCAGACCGCAAGACACGATCAACCGCAATAGCCACGCAGACTTCTCAGTTTCGGAGGAAGTTCTGGCGCGGTGGGCCATGTAGTCGCCTTCGCGCGCGATTCTCCGGATACCGGATCCCAGGTGCCATCCGAGCCACGAAGCGACCGTGACGTAAGGCGGTGCAGACCAGAAAAAACGCGGCATGCGCCTCTCCGAACGTCCCCAGAATACCGGATTCCGGCCCTGTTCGGAAACAACCCATGCCGCCCCAATGACAACTCCGCGGACGATTCGCGGCTCAGTTCACCGGTTTTCTGAAGCGGTTCGATCCAGGCTCGGTGCGGTCAATTGCATCAGCCGGTTCATCTCCCGCATTTCGTTTCGAAGCTGAACGAGTTCCCGCATCTCCTGGTCCGAGAGCGCCGCTCGGCTCGCCGTCGGCTGAAGTGTTGCGCCCGCCGTCTGCTGAGTCTGCTGCTCAATGGCCGCCGGCGCCTGGCTAACCCCGGCCTCGTGCAGAATGAGATAGAATCGCGTGTTGGCTGGGACGGTGACGACGATGTTCTGTTGATACGCCAGAGTGGCCAGTTGCTGCTCACCAGCGAGGGCGATGTTTGAGGCAAGTCGTTCTCGTAGCAGGATCGAATTGTCGATCCCACCTGTCAGCCCCCGGCCACCGACTGCGAACGCTGCGATCGTACCGATTCCAGTCAAGGTGCGAGTGAGGAACTTCTTCGCGCCGTTCTTGCCGTTG encodes the following:
- a CDS encoding AAA family ATPase yields the protein MPRFFWSAPPYVTVASWLGWHLGSGIRRIAREGDYMAHRARTSSETEKSAWLLRLIVSCGLVTGEVLLLNWLSFGLNSIPTLLTSWCVLFLFPRPTPRVPLFAGRFIAGLALLLNLNVAHDAAKRVLPALNRWDGLIAIVWWLLAGVLVVWAFKAFWRRVHRTAQSTVTAAPIQATDAGLSCIPAVRFEDVGGFEAAKREVEAIGKNRFGKNAGKIVRNGILLYGPQGTGKNLLAEATAGEFRASFYHVRCPELMGLTIGSTSAEIRRVFEWAAAHRPVVLFLDEIDSIGSRKQPMGSGSDAGGAGREFNTVTTQLMQSIDRYRNLDGFLMMAATNHLDGLEPTLIRDGRFDVKLRLDLPDEEARRAILAAQLSNGAWRKHDLSAIARRTPGWSPARLKSLVDRATLLADGNPVEEAHLVEALEKGGGRDRPALERVTWDDVVLPARVVEDLKTLLRLMEPGAAERLSLPSPTGLILLGAPGMGKTLTARLIASQSNRSFYSITPSDILSGAVGGSVKRLSEIFARAKEHAPSILFFDEMDGLFPGMQGPMAQHDVQLVEQALIEISTLKPENDVFLIGTTNYLERVDPRMLRGGRFNEKIEIGFPDETGYRLLVGRYLGKARLAASVTPETIINRIQGMSPADLEATISTMKRAAMRRMRPGTNELPPLQLDDLEVALDRLQPRF